One Streptococcus sp. S1 DNA window includes the following coding sequences:
- the rplQ gene encoding 50S ribosomal protein L17, giving the protein MAYRKLGRTSSQRKAMLRDLTTDLIINEAIVTTEARAKEIRKSVEKMITLGKRGDLHARRRAAAFVRNEVASQNFDEETGKYSETTALQKLFSELAPRYAERNGGYTRILKTEPRRGDAAPMAIIELV; this is encoded by the coding sequence ATGGCTTACCGTAAACTAGGACGCACTAGCTCACAACGTAAAGCGATGCTTCGCGATTTGACTACAGATCTTATCATCAATGAAGCAATTGTAACAACTGAAGCACGTGCGAAAGAAATCCGTAAATCAGTTGAAAAAATGATTACTTTGGGTAAACGTGGTGATTTGCATGCACGTCGTCGAGCTGCTGCATTCGTACGTAACGAAGTTGCATCACAAAACTTTGATGAAGAAACAGGTAAATACTCAGAAACAACTGCACTTCAAAAATTGTTCTCTGAATTAGCACCTCGTTATGCTGAGCGCAATGGTGGATATACTCGTATCCTTAAAACTGAACCACGTCGTGGTGATGCTGCGCCAATGGCTATCATCGAATTGGTATAA
- a CDS encoding adenylate kinase: MNLLIMGLPGAGKGTQAAKIVEEFHVAHISTGDMFRAAMANQTEMGVLAKSYIDKGELVPDEVTNGIVKERLAQDDIKETGFLLDGYPRTIEQAHALDQTLSDLGITLEGVINIEVNPESLLERLSGRFICRTCGATYHKVFNPTKVEGTCDNCQGHDFYQREDDKPETVKRRLDVNIAQGEPIIAFYRSKGLVHDIQGNQDINDVFSDIEKVLSNLK; encoded by the coding sequence ATGAATCTTTTAATTATGGGGTTGCCTGGAGCAGGTAAAGGAACTCAAGCAGCTAAAATCGTTGAAGAGTTTCACGTAGCGCACATCTCAACTGGAGATATGTTCCGCGCAGCGATGGCTAACCAAACTGAAATGGGTGTGCTTGCAAAATCATACATTGACAAGGGTGAATTGGTCCCAGATGAGGTAACCAATGGAATCGTAAAAGAACGCCTTGCTCAAGATGATATTAAAGAAACAGGTTTCCTTTTGGATGGTTATCCACGGACAATTGAACAAGCTCATGCCTTGGATCAAACTTTGTCAGATCTTGGTATCACGTTAGAAGGTGTCATCAACATTGAAGTGAACCCAGAAAGCTTATTAGAACGTTTGAGTGGTCGATTCATCTGCCGTACTTGTGGTGCAACTTACCACAAAGTATTTAATCCTACAAAAGTTGAAGGAACTTGTGATAACTGTCAAGGTCATGATTTCTACCAACGTGAAGATGACAAACCAGAAACGGTTAAACGTCGTTTGGACGTCAATATTGCACAAGGAGAACCAATCATTGCATTTTATCGTTCAAAAGGACTCGTACATGACATCCAAGGGAACCAAGATATCAATGATGTATTTTCAGACATTGAAAAAGTCTTGTCAAATTTGAAATAA
- a CDS encoding zinc-dependent MarR family transcriptional regulator has translation MSEVANKIDRFLNSILLLSENQHEILVGSCTSGVSLTNTQEHILMLVADEALTNSVLAKKLNVSQAAITKAVKPLLSQGMLETYRDENDARVLYYRLTEIGKPIALEHQHHHQHTLHTYEDVLSKFTKNEQGVISRFLDLLEEEL, from the coding sequence TTGTCTGAAGTTGCAAATAAAATCGATCGATTTTTAAATTCTATTTTATTGTTATCTGAAAATCAGCATGAGATTTTAGTTGGTTCTTGTACAAGTGGTGTTTCATTAACCAACACTCAGGAACATATTTTGATGCTGGTTGCTGATGAAGCTCTAACAAATTCTGTCTTAGCTAAGAAATTGAATGTTAGTCAGGCGGCTATCACGAAGGCTGTGAAGCCATTATTAAGTCAAGGGATGCTAGAGACTTATCGAGATGAGAATGATGCTCGGGTTCTTTATTATCGCTTAACTGAGATTGGTAAGCCGATTGCATTAGAGCATCAGCACCACCATCAGCATACCCTTCACACTTATGAGGATGTTTTGTCGAAGTTTACTAAGAATGAGCAGGGGGTCATTTCGCGGTTTTTAGATTTATTGGAAGAGGAGTTATAG
- a CDS encoding metal ABC transporter permease produces the protein MLDLFQYDFMQRALLAMVAMSLFSPVLGIFLILRRQSLMSDTLSHVSLAGVAFGLFLGISPTLSTMIIVIIAAVFLEYLRTLFKDFMEIGTAILMSTGLALALVLMRGGGKSSMSLDQYLFGSTLTITDEQVIALFVIAFVVLVLTALFLRPMYILTFDEDTAFVDGLPVRTMSILFNVVTGVAIALMIPAAGSLLVSTIMVLPASIALKLGKNFRGVMLIAVIIGFIGMFSGLILSYIADTPASASITLLFVALFLLVNLGSRLRK, from the coding sequence ATGCTTGATTTATTCCAGTATGATTTTATGCAGCGAGCCTTGTTGGCTATGGTTGCCATGAGTCTTTTTTCTCCTGTATTAGGGATTTTCTTGATTTTGAGACGGCAGAGTCTGATGAGTGATACGCTGAGTCACGTCTCTCTTGCGGGTGTCGCTTTTGGGCTTTTCCTTGGGATCTCTCCGACGCTTTCGACTATGATCATTGTCATTATAGCTGCGGTTTTTCTTGAGTATTTGCGGACCTTATTTAAGGACTTTATGGAGATCGGGACGGCAATTCTAATGTCCACTGGTCTTGCCCTAGCTTTGGTACTGATGCGTGGTGGTGGGAAAAGCTCGATGAGCTTGGATCAATATTTGTTTGGTTCTACCTTAACCATTACAGATGAACAGGTGATCGCCTTGTTTGTGATTGCTTTCGTTGTATTAGTGCTGACGGCCTTATTCTTGCGGCCTATGTATATTTTGACCTTTGATGAAGATACGGCCTTCGTAGATGGCCTTCCTGTCCGGACTATGTCCATTTTATTTAATGTGGTAACGGGGGTTGCTATCGCCTTAATGATTCCTGCAGCAGGATCGTTATTGGTTTCAACCATCATGGTCTTACCGGCTAGTATTGCCCTGAAATTAGGGAAGAACTTCCGTGGGGTCATGCTGATTGCGGTCATCATTGGTTTTATCGGGATGTTTAGTGGGTTGATTTTGTCTTATATTGCAGATACACCAGCGAGTGCCAGTATTACGCTTTTATTTGTGGCACTGTTCTTGCTTGTGAATCTTGGATCACGTTTGAGGAAGTAG
- a CDS encoding DNA-directed RNA polymerase subunit alpha: protein MIEFEKPNITKIDENKDYGVFVVEPLERGYGTTLGNSLRRVLLASLPGAAVTSINIEGVLHEFDTVPGVREDVMQIILNVKGIAVKSYVQDEKIIELDVEGPAEVTAGDILTDSDIEIVNPDHYLFTIGEGASLKATLTVNSGRGYVPADQNKKDDAPVGTLAVDSIYTPVTKVNYQVEPARVGSNDGFDKLTLEILTNGTIIPEDALGLSARILTEHLNLFTNLTEIAIATDVMKEVDTTSDDRILERTIEELDLSVRSYNCLKRAGINTVYDLTEKSEAEMMKVRNLGRNSLEEVKIKLADLGLGLKNDK, encoded by the coding sequence ATGATTGAGTTTGAAAAACCAAATATAACAAAAATTGATGAAAACAAAGATTATGGCGTGTTTGTCGTAGAACCACTTGAACGTGGCTATGGTACAACACTTGGAAACTCACTTCGTCGTGTACTTCTGGCTTCACTTCCAGGTGCAGCTGTCACTTCAATTAACATTGAAGGGGTACTCCACGAATTTGATACCGTTCCAGGAGTCCGTGAAGACGTTATGCAAATTATTCTTAACGTTAAAGGAATCGCCGTTAAATCTTACGTCCAAGACGAAAAGATTATTGAACTTGATGTAGAAGGACCTGCAGAAGTAACTGCTGGAGACATTCTTACGGATAGTGACATCGAAATTGTAAACCCTGATCATTATCTATTTACAATCGGAGAAGGAGCGTCTTTGAAAGCAACGCTTACTGTAAACAGTGGACGTGGCTATGTTCCAGCTGATCAAAACAAAAAAGATGATGCACCAGTGGGAACACTTGCTGTAGATTCAATCTATACGCCAGTGACAAAAGTCAATTATCAAGTTGAACCAGCACGCGTTGGTAGCAACGATGGCTTTGACAAGCTAACCCTTGAAATTTTGACAAATGGGACAATTATTCCAGAAGATGCCTTAGGTTTGTCTGCCCGTATTTTGACAGAACACCTAAATCTATTCACAAACTTAACTGAAATTGCTATTGCAACAGATGTTATGAAGGAAGTAGATACAACTTCTGATGATCGCATTTTAGAACGTACGATCGAAGAATTAGATCTTTCAGTTCGTTCATATAACTGTTTGAAACGCGCTGGCATTAATACTGTTTACGATTTGACTGAAAAATCAGAAGCAGAAATGATGAAAGTTCGTAACTTGGGACGTAATAGTCTTGAAGAAGTTAAAATCAAACTTGCCGACTTAGGCCTTGGGTTAAAAAACGATAAATAG
- a CDS encoding metal ABC transporter ATP-binding protein, translating to MRYITVSNLSFYYDREPVLEGINYYLDSGEFVTLTGENGAAKSTLIKASLGILQPKVGTVEISKTNVKGKKLRIAYLPQQIASFNAGFPSTVYEFVKSGRYPRKGWFRKLNEHDEKHILKSLESVGMLEFKDRAIGSLSGGQKQRAVIARMFASDPDIFVLDEPTTGMDATTKSDFYELMHHSAHHHQKSVLMITHDPEEVNQFADRNIHLVRDQSSPWRCFNVHDIEGEGDHA from the coding sequence TTGAGGTATATTACGGTTTCAAATTTATCGTTCTATTATGATCGAGAACCGGTTCTGGAAGGGATCAATTACTACTTAGACAGTGGAGAGTTTGTTACGCTGACTGGTGAGAATGGGGCTGCTAAGTCAACCTTGATTAAGGCTAGTCTTGGCATTCTACAGCCCAAGGTCGGGACAGTTGAGATTTCAAAGACAAATGTAAAGGGAAAGAAGTTAAGGATTGCTTATTTGCCACAACAGATTGCTAGTTTTAATGCAGGATTTCCCAGTACGGTCTATGAATTTGTGAAGTCAGGTCGGTATCCTCGTAAAGGCTGGTTTCGAAAGTTGAATGAGCACGATGAAAAGCATATTCTAAAGAGTTTAGAATCTGTTGGGATGCTGGAGTTCAAGGATAGGGCGATTGGTTCTTTGTCTGGTGGTCAGAAACAACGGGCTGTCATTGCTCGGATGTTTGCTTCAGATCCGGATATCTTTGTTTTAGATGAACCGACAACAGGGATGGATGCGACGACAAAGAGTGATTTTTATGAGTTGATGCATCACAGTGCGCATCACCATCAAAAATCTGTTTTGATGATTACGCATGATCCTGAAGAGGTTAACCAGTTTGCGGATCGGAATATTCATTTGGTTCGCGACCAGAGCTCTCCTTGGAGATGTTTTAACGTCCATGATATAGAAGGGGAGGGTGACCATGCTTGA
- a CDS encoding GH92 family glycosyl hydrolase: MRTHCQTIDTRWGSDNHPHYSHGNTLPYTGVPFGMNYFLPQTTHEQGAWFFNPNLPIFQGFRLTHQPSPWIGDYAWCLITPITGEVTSSDLFRRQSSYSMKKALFQPHYLRIFSERYQIQSELVPSRYGAVMRFRAPEKLTLCFHAANELEDLTLTGQTCHFHILDQAHTADTSYSFYLQWQFSQPIESVTHIDQDLFLTFSSNEVTVQLGTSYLSQDMAHSYLPNLSLEEAKKEAADQWNQLLKRIEVKDAGGRDQAFFDHCLYRLLLFPQTFYETDSTGNDWHLDVTHQKIKPGKAYTNIGFWDLFRTSFPLFSLVYPDYYRRFLEGFLNTYQDTGFLPKWLAPDERGMMPGTLIDGVFADAVTKGIAPDLHENMLTSMLQTAQKTDPTQHFGRHGNESYKVLGYLPEDFHESVSHSLDYAYSDFCIATVAKQLGQTETAARYAASSLSYRTLYDAQTGFVRARSTNGNFKEPFSPTSWGGDYAECSATQATFGALHDLSGLIELMGGKKAFTQRLLDLANQKPQFDVRGYGYEIHEMSEMAQAPFGQIAISNQPSFHIPYLFRHSLHPEYTNLLIHQIRSQAFHQDFQAYPGDEDNGSLSAWYIWSALGLYPTCPGKPIYDLGLPLFKEVLLHLPKQELKICANSHTAGAYFIQKALLDGKEKQEVSHQDLLEAQVLQFELSWLPPQA, from the coding sequence ATGCGCACACATTGCCAAACCATCGATACCCGCTGGGGAAGCGATAATCATCCCCACTATTCCCACGGAAATACCCTCCCTTATACCGGGGTCCCTTTTGGGATGAACTACTTCCTTCCCCAGACGACACACGAACAAGGAGCTTGGTTTTTTAACCCCAATCTCCCTATTTTTCAGGGATTTCGTCTCACCCACCAGCCTAGTCCTTGGATAGGAGACTACGCTTGGTGCCTCATCACGCCCATCACAGGAGAAGTTACAAGTTCCGACCTCTTCCGTCGCCAAAGCAGTTATTCGATGAAAAAGGCTCTTTTCCAGCCTCACTACCTTCGTATTTTTTCGGAACGTTATCAGATTCAAAGCGAGCTAGTTCCAAGCCGCTACGGGGCTGTCATGCGCTTTCGAGCACCAGAAAAGCTGACACTCTGCTTTCATGCAGCAAATGAACTAGAGGACTTGACTCTGACAGGCCAAACTTGCCACTTCCACATTCTGGATCAAGCTCATACCGCAGATACTTCCTACTCTTTCTATCTCCAGTGGCAATTTAGCCAGCCGATTGAGAGCGTCACTCACATCGATCAAGATCTTTTTCTCACCTTTTCTAGCAATGAAGTGACCGTCCAATTAGGAACGTCTTATCTGTCCCAAGATATGGCTCACAGCTATCTTCCCAACCTTTCCTTAGAGGAAGCTAAAAAAGAAGCAGCCGATCAATGGAATCAGCTGCTAAAACGAATTGAAGTAAAAGATGCCGGAGGGCGTGACCAAGCCTTTTTCGACCATTGCCTGTACCGACTCCTCCTTTTCCCTCAAACCTTTTATGAAACAGATAGCACGGGGAATGACTGGCACCTGGATGTCACCCATCAGAAAATCAAACCAGGAAAAGCTTATACCAATATCGGATTTTGGGACCTCTTTCGGACATCTTTTCCGCTCTTTAGCCTTGTCTACCCCGATTACTACCGTCGCTTTCTCGAAGGATTTTTAAACACTTACCAGGATACTGGTTTTCTGCCAAAATGGTTGGCCCCAGATGAACGTGGAATGATGCCAGGTACCCTTATCGATGGAGTCTTTGCGGATGCTGTCACAAAGGGGATCGCACCAGACCTACATGAAAACATGCTCACATCCATGCTCCAGACAGCCCAAAAAACAGATCCTACTCAACATTTTGGTCGCCATGGTAATGAAAGCTACAAGGTCCTTGGCTACCTCCCCGAAGATTTTCACGAAAGTGTGAGCCATAGCCTAGATTATGCCTATAGTGATTTTTGCATTGCTACCGTTGCCAAGCAATTGGGTCAGACAGAAACAGCCGCTCGGTATGCTGCTTCTAGCCTCTCCTACCGAACATTGTATGATGCCCAAACAGGCTTTGTGAGAGCACGATCCACCAATGGAAACTTTAAAGAGCCCTTCTCTCCTACCAGCTGGGGAGGAGATTATGCAGAATGCTCTGCAACCCAAGCTACTTTTGGAGCCTTACACGACCTCTCCGGCCTAATAGAGCTGATGGGTGGCAAAAAAGCCTTCACCCAACGACTGCTGGATCTGGCCAATCAAAAACCTCAATTTGATGTAAGAGGATATGGCTATGAAATCCACGAAATGAGTGAAATGGCCCAAGCCCCATTTGGGCAGATTGCCATCTCCAATCAACCCAGCTTTCACATTCCCTACCTCTTCCGTCACAGCCTTCATCCCGAATACACCAATCTCCTGATCCACCAGATCCGTTCCCAAGCTTTTCATCAAGATTTCCAAGCCTATCCAGGTGATGAGGACAATGGTAGTCTATCTGCTTGGTACATCTGGTCAGCCCTTGGACTCTATCCAACTTGCCCAGGAAAACCAATCTATGATCTGGGACTCCCTCTCTTTAAAGAAGTCCTTCTCCATCTTCCCAAGCAAGAGCTCAAGATTTGCGCCAATTCACACACTGCAGGCGCCTATTTCATCCAAAAAGCCCTGTTAGATGGCAAAGAGAAACAAGAGGTTTCCCATCAAGATCTCCTTGAAGCCCAAGTACTCCAATTTGAGCTTTCTTGGCTCCCCCCACAAGCATAA
- the rpmJ gene encoding 50S ribosomal protein L36, producing MKVRPSVKPICEYCKVIRRNGRVMVICPANPKHKQRQG from the coding sequence ATGAAAGTAAGACCATCGGTCAAACCAATTTGCGAATACTGTAAAGTAATTCGTCGTAATGGTCGTGTTATGGTAATTTGCCCAGCAAATCCAAAACACAAACAACGTCAAGGATAA
- the rpsK gene encoding 30S ribosomal protein S11, with protein MAKPTRKRRVKKNIESGIAHIHATFNNTIVMITDVHGNAIAWSSAGALGFKGSRKSTPFAAQMASEAAAKAAQEHGLKSVEVSVKGPGSGRESAIRALAAAGLEVTAIRDVTPVPHNGARPPKRRRV; from the coding sequence TTGGCTAAACCAACACGTAAACGTCGTGTGAAAAAGAATATCGAATCTGGTATTGCCCATATTCACGCTACATTTAACAACACAATTGTTATGATTACTGATGTGCATGGTAACGCAATCGCTTGGTCATCTGCAGGTGCACTTGGATTTAAAGGTTCTCGTAAATCTACACCATTTGCTGCTCAAATGGCATCAGAAGCTGCTGCAAAGGCTGCTCAAGAACATGGACTTAAATCTGTTGAAGTATCTGTTAAAGGTCCTGGTTCAGGTCGTGAGTCTGCTATTCGTGCACTTGCTGCTGCTGGTCTTGAAGTAACTGCAATCCGCGATGTAACTCCTGTACCACACAATGGTGCTCGTCCTCCAAAACGTCGCCGTGTATAA
- the infA gene encoding translation initiation factor IF-1 has translation MAKDDVIEVEGKVVDTMPNAMFTVELENGHQILATVSGKIRKNYIRILAGDRVTVEMSPYDLTRGRITYRFK, from the coding sequence GTGGCAAAAGACGATGTGATTGAAGTAGAAGGCAAAGTAGTCGATACGATGCCGAATGCTATGTTTACGGTTGAACTTGAAAATGGACATCAGATTTTAGCAACAGTTTCTGGTAAAATTCGTAAAAACTATATTCGTATTTTAGCGGGAGATCGTGTTACAGTGGAGATGAGTCCGTATGATTTGACACGTGGACGTATCACATACCGCTTTAAATAG
- a CDS encoding DUF6287 domain-containing protein, with product MKKVGAILVSLLSVVLLVACSQRGASKKSTASSSQTTTSSEVKKTDASSSEVKEKEEKKEVKKMDLEAIANGDYSSIAGVWQDDKGNKLVFNDKGLVSQELEGYGASLTDYGTASEGIYGGRDGGFLLEYIPAGVTIGDQVDDQGQVVFKDTSDASKNRLWTGVGIASFGEQGSIYYQVGDE from the coding sequence ATGAAAAAAGTTGGTGCAATTCTTGTGAGTCTTCTCAGTGTGGTTCTGTTGGTAGCTTGTTCGCAACGGGGAGCGAGCAAAAAATCAACCGCCTCCTCTAGTCAAACGACGACCTCTTCTGAAGTCAAAAAGACGGATGCTTCTAGTTCGGAAGTGAAGGAGAAAGAAGAAAAAAAAGAAGTGAAGAAAATGGATCTTGAAGCGATTGCCAATGGAGATTACAGTAGTATTGCTGGTGTCTGGCAAGATGATAAAGGAAATAAGCTGGTCTTTAACGACAAAGGGTTGGTCTCACAAGAGTTAGAGGGCTATGGAGCTTCTTTGACAGATTATGGAACAGCATCAGAAGGCATTTATGGTGGTCGTGATGGGGGCTTCTTGTTGGAGTATATTCCTGCGGGAGTAACCATTGGTGATCAGGTCGATGATCAAGGACAAGTCGTCTTTAAGGACACATCAGATGCCTCTAAAAACCGCTTGTGGACTGGTGTTGGTATCGCTAGTTTTGGGGAACAAGGCTCGATCTACTATCAAGTAGGAGATGAATAA
- a CDS encoding gamma-glutamylcysteine synthetase has protein sequence MTKQQAIKLLKEKYLSNMKEDSKLFVGVELEFPIVETNGNKTNIEVTKNLFRTLANLSDFEVEKIDDNQNPIQLIHCSSKDRILFELSYNTIEFAFERACSINEVAKRFEDYLKIIQPILQENNHEIQGHGIHPLWKENDNSPVKIERYKMLMAFLAMNGTGMKTHSYPSYGAFICGNQVQLDVRRNNYIRIINAFNKIETAKAYLFSNSEFSAESWDTKIARDIFWEESLHGYYKENVGIYPKDYQSEEEYFNNLACTAIFTATREDKSYYFKPIRVKDYLDQKEITAYTADGNEKNIIPVKEDLKQHRSYQFQDLTARGTVEFRSVCTQPLETTFSPIAFELGLFVQLEKMENYLEHCPFFKNEELDYRKLRKKYSKKILSDKEKEAIQSFSKDLIDIAKSGLIKRGFGEEKFLIINKELD, from the coding sequence ATGACAAAACAACAAGCAATTAAATTACTAAAAGAGAAGTACCTTAGTAATATGAAAGAGGATTCGAAACTCTTTGTCGGAGTTGAATTAGAGTTTCCGATTGTAGAAACAAATGGAAACAAAACAAATATAGAGGTGACGAAAAATCTTTTTCGAACCTTAGCAAACTTATCAGATTTTGAAGTTGAAAAAATAGATGACAATCAAAATCCCATTCAATTGATTCACTGCTCTTCTAAAGATCGTATTCTATTCGAGTTGAGTTACAATACAATTGAATTTGCATTTGAGAGAGCTTGTTCTATAAATGAGGTGGCCAAACGTTTTGAGGACTATTTGAAGATCATTCAACCGATTTTACAAGAAAATAATCACGAAATTCAAGGGCACGGAATCCATCCTTTGTGGAAAGAAAATGATAATAGCCCAGTGAAAATCGAACGATACAAGATGTTAATGGCTTTCCTTGCAATGAATGGTACAGGGATGAAGACACACTCCTATCCTTCGTACGGAGCATTTATATGCGGAAACCAGGTTCAATTGGATGTGAGGCGCAATAACTATATTCGCATCATTAATGCATTTAATAAAATTGAAACAGCAAAAGCATATTTGTTTTCTAACTCAGAATTTTCAGCAGAGTCTTGGGATACAAAAATTGCCAGAGATATTTTCTGGGAAGAATCCTTACATGGTTATTATAAGGAGAATGTAGGGATTTATCCAAAGGACTACCAAAGTGAAGAAGAGTATTTTAATAATCTTGCTTGCACAGCTATTTTTACTGCAACTAGAGAAGATAAATCCTATTATTTTAAACCTATTCGTGTAAAAGACTATCTAGATCAAAAAGAAATCACAGCTTATACAGCTGATGGGAATGAAAAAAACATCATACCTGTAAAAGAAGACCTAAAACAGCATCGAAGTTACCAATTTCAGGATCTAACTGCCCGTGGGACAGTAGAATTTAGAAGTGTTTGTACACAACCATTAGAAACCACTTTTTCCCCGATAGCTTTTGAACTAGGCTTATTTGTACAATTAGAAAAAATGGAAAACTATTTAGAACATTGCCCATTTTTTAAAAATGAAGAACTGGACTATAGAAAACTTAGAAAGAAATATTCAAAGAAAATTCTAAGTGATAAGGAAAAAGAAGCCATTCAATCCTTTTCAAAAGATCTTATAGACATAGCTAAATCAGGTTTAATAAAAAGAGGCTTCGGAGAAGAAAAATTTCTAATCATCAACAAAGAACTAGACTAA
- a CDS encoding zinc ABC transporter substrate-binding protein AdcA, translating to MNVKKFGWLLLVALALVLTACGKSQSQNGKLKVMTTFYPVYDFTKNIVGDEGTVDLLIGAGSEPHEYELSAKGRAMIQDSDVFVYENENMETWVPNLLKSMKDKKTKVIDATKGMVLLPGLEEEHEHEGGEEHHHEYDPHLWLSPHRAMRMVESIRDQLMAAYPDKKKTFEKNAQAYLKKLQALDQAYQDGLKDAKQKNFVTQHAAFRYLALDYGLNQVAISGISPDSEPSVARLRELTEYIKKNEIKVIYFEENASNSLAKTLSSEAGVELAVLNPLESLTDQEMKDGEDYVSVMKENLKALEKTTSQAGKDIQPEHEEDDKTVQKGYFEDSQVKDRSLENYAGDWKSVYPYLQDGTLDQVFDYKAKLNPTMTAAEYKEYYTKGYQTDIDRIKIDKDSMEFYQKGSSKKYTYKYVGKHILTYKKGNRGVRYLFEAKESDAGDFKYVQFSDHEITPVKAAHFHIFHGGKSQEALYDELENWPTYYPSNLSGLEVAQEMLAH from the coding sequence ATGAACGTTAAAAAATTTGGTTGGTTATTGTTAGTGGCTTTGGCCCTTGTTTTGACAGCTTGTGGCAAAAGTCAGAGTCAAAATGGGAAATTAAAAGTGATGACCACTTTCTATCCGGTTTATGATTTTACAAAAAATATTGTCGGAGATGAAGGAACGGTAGACCTGCTCATTGGAGCGGGATCAGAGCCTCATGAATATGAATTGTCTGCTAAGGGGCGGGCTATGATTCAAGATTCGGATGTTTTCGTCTATGAAAATGAAAACATGGAAACCTGGGTTCCAAATCTTTTGAAATCAATGAAGGATAAGAAAACCAAAGTGATCGATGCTACCAAGGGCATGGTCTTGCTTCCTGGATTGGAAGAGGAACATGAACACGAAGGGGGCGAAGAACACCATCATGAATATGATCCTCACCTTTGGCTCTCTCCACATCGTGCCATGAGGATGGTAGAGTCGATTCGTGATCAGTTGATGGCAGCTTATCCAGATAAGAAAAAGACGTTTGAGAAAAATGCCCAAGCCTATCTAAAGAAATTACAGGCCTTGGATCAAGCTTATCAGGATGGCTTGAAAGATGCGAAACAAAAGAATTTCGTGACCCAACACGCGGCTTTCCGTTACTTGGCCTTGGATTATGGCTTAAACCAGGTGGCCATTTCAGGGATTTCACCTGATAGTGAGCCTTCTGTTGCACGATTGCGTGAATTGACAGAGTATATCAAGAAAAATGAGATCAAGGTCATTTACTTTGAGGAAAATGCTTCTAATTCCTTGGCGAAAACCTTGTCTTCTGAAGCTGGTGTTGAGTTAGCTGTCTTAAATCCTTTGGAAAGCTTGACGGATCAAGAAATGAAAGATGGCGAAGACTACGTGTCTGTTATGAAGGAAAATCTGAAGGCGCTCGAGAAAACAACGTCACAAGCTGGTAAGGATATTCAACCGGAACATGAGGAAGATGATAAGACAGTTCAAAAGGGCTATTTCGAGGATAGTCAAGTGAAGGATCGTAGCTTGGAAAATTATGCGGGTGATTGGAAATCGGTTTATCCATATTTGCAAGATGGAACTTTGGATCAGGTCTTTGATTATAAGGCAAAATTAAATCCAACTATGACGGCTGCTGAGTATAAGGAATATTATACCAAGGGTTACCAAACAGATATTGATCGGATTAAGATTGATAAGGATTCAATGGAGTTTTATCAAAAAGGATCTTCTAAGAAATATACTTATAAATACGTTGGTAAGCACATTTTGACTTATAAGAAGGGGAATCGTGGTGTTCGTTATCTCTTTGAAGCGAAAGAGAGCGATGCGGGAGACTTCAAATATGTTCAATTTAGTGACCATGAAATTACTCCGGTAAAGGCAGCTCACTTCCACATTTTCCATGGAGGAAAGAGTCAAGAAGCGCTTTATGATGAGTTAGAAAATTGGCCAACTTATTATCCTTCCAACTTATCTGGTTTAGAAGTGGCACAGGAAATGCTGGCTCATTAA
- the rpsM gene encoding 30S ribosomal protein S13, whose product MARIAGVDIPNDKRVVISLTYVYGIGLPTSKKILAAAGVSEDIRVRDLTPDQEDAIRREVDAIKVEGDLRREVNLNIKRLMEIGSYRGIRHRRGLPVRGQNTKNNARTRKGKAVAIAGKKK is encoded by the coding sequence ATGGCTCGTATTGCTGGAGTTGACATTCCAAATGACAAACGTGTAGTAATTTCATTGACTTATGTGTACGGTATCGGACTTCCAACATCTAAGAAAATCCTTGCTGCTGCAGGCGTTTCTGAAGACATTCGTGTTCGTGATCTTACACCAGATCAAGAAGATGCTATCCGTCGTGAAGTTGACGCAATCAAAGTTGAAGGCGACCTTCGTCGTGAAGTAAACTTGAACATTAAACGCTTGATGGAAATCGGTTCATACCGTGGTATCCGTCACCGTCGTGGACTTCCAGTTCGTGGACAAAACACTAAAAATAATGCTCGCACTCGTAAAGGTAAAGCTGTTGCGATTGCAGGTAAGAAAAAATAA